The sequence below is a genomic window from Gossypium hirsutum isolate 1008001.06 chromosome A11, Gossypium_hirsutum_v2.1, whole genome shotgun sequence.
attatgtatatagtatatgtatatatatgctcatATATATAAGGTTTAAGTTTGATTCGAATTTCAGTATCATCTTAAATTTTACTgatatttataaatgattaatatgattatttttctttaattttttaaaagtatttttatttatttaggatTAATTATATCAACATTCTTAAATTATGGTTTAtagtttaaatcaatttttaaattttaaaatattttaattgagtccTTAAAGTATCGTATTGTATTAACCTAGTCGTCATCTTGGCAGCTAAACACAAGTTCAAATATGACATGAAGTATATAAAATATTGTAATATTACTTTTGTTAGCACATTAATTTTTTCTCATATTATTGCATTAGTTTTGTAAGCCACTCGTGCTGTAAGTAcacacatttaaaatttaatccatatCTAAGTTGATATTCAATGCCTAAACTATCAACTAGACTAATGAGTGGACATAATTGATATGAtattgatattttgataattcAATTAGAACGTGTTGAAATAAAGAACCAAATTAGAATCTAGCCATAGTTTGAGGAAtctaattgaattaattgttttatttattatctagtaaatttatatacttttattttattaatttaaaaaaaacaatttaacaaatttttaaaatatttatattttatactatatatttcatttttatatggTATAAATGGAAAAGTATATAAGAGTAAGCAtgatataaaattgaaaattatatcTTAAACGGGTTTCATTTATTTGTCTATATTCATTCTTTGagtttaatattttaaactaatttttttttaaatgctaaGTGAATCTTTAGCTTAAACAGAACGCCCAACTCTAATACATAACTACTACATGATATTTGTACTTTTCAGTTTGAATGTATATGAACATTTATGAACATGATTAAGGCCAATAAAACTTTGGttaaaattgatgataaatttatgattcgagaatttttatgtttgaaatttaaatcCCACATcggttgatatttatatataaaggATTATAAAGATGTCCATTATGTGTAAATTAAGATtatccttcttcttttttccgtTTTGAAAGATTATCCTTAAGTGGGTTGTTGCATTGTTTAATCCATAGTGGATCTTATAATTAAGGAATAAATCCTTTTGCCTTATcctgttttttttaataatcaaatCCATTAATATAAACTAAGATTATTGTACGTAACCATGTGGCCATAAACTTCAACATCAATTACCATGTACATTTACATAACCTTTCACGTTATAGATAATGGAATTGAATGGAAGAATAGGCAAATGGCGGAAATATCATCCATTGCAATGcctttcctcttctttttccATGCCCGGGCTGCACTCTCGACCAGATGCTTTGCGGCTTTTGCCTTGTCCGGTGTCGAAGATACTATCCGAATCGCTTCTTCGTTCGAAATAACATCCCATACCTGCAGCAACCAAGTGTCGAAAATTGTTAGCTTAATTTAAGCACGCTTCGAGTGTCTCCACTTTCGAATTCGAGTAACAAGATTCGGTCGCGTTTTTATCACATACGCCATCGGTTGCGAGAACAACAAACTGGTCTCTACTGGTTATATGTCTTTGCGTGACTTCGGGGACGGAAATAAGTCCATAATCCTTAATGCAGTAATCTCCGAAAGCTCGAGACATAGCTAGTCCTGGCGACTCCTCATCGGGCAGCCAAACCCTGTGAACCCCTGGCTCATCATGCAAACAGAATACCCGACCTTTGCATTGAGTTATCCGCTCAGCCTCCTCTGCTAGCAAGACCAAACCGAAAAGCATAAGAATTCATAACTGTTTCGATGTATCGTTTACGATATTCAAGTGTATGGCAAAGTACTCACGAGGTAAATTCGGCTTGAAATCGACAGTGAGCTGAATGGGAACCAAATTTCCATCATCTGAAGTTGTAGCCAAAACAGCCCGAGAGTCACCAATGTTGGCTACATATATGAGGTCACCCTGGCCAATATAAATGTCATATAAGTTCAACAATTGGTATGTCATTACAAGAATTAAAAGCTTCAGTTACCTGTCTAACAATTGTCAAGGCAGTCGTTCCGCTATAAAGGGAATCGATCTTCCTACAATGCTCAAGCTCACGATCGACAATGGCGCAAGTCTGCAGATAAGAATGCTTCCATATATGAAACCTGTGATGCTTTTTATCTGATTCTAAATCGAAATCCGGGTCGAGCGATGCCTGAGCTAGAGTCTCTTGCCAATTACAAAGCAAGGACGACGGCATCGATTCTCGGACCCTTTTCGCAACAAAATGACCCCACGGTCCGTGACCATCGAAGATGCCGCAAAACAGCATGTCTGCTTGACATCCAAATTCCTATTCCAAGTAAACAGAATCCATTAAAATGATATGCAATCAATATGTTAAGTAAAATGCTAATGGGGTAATGGCTTTTACCTCCCATACAATAGTACAATCCTGGTTCACTCCTTTTCTGCCCCTTTTGGAGAAAACTGAGGCAAAATTGTTGGAACCATCAATGTTTACAAAACCAGATGACCTTAAAATCAGGTCATTTTTCTTGGCATCCTTTGCCATGGCCTCTGCAGCTTCTCTTCCATCACCATTCCCTGGATTTTTCCCTCTTCTTATAGAAAATGACCTTGCTAATCCATTGAACATGGAGGAAAACTGACTCATTCTCTCTACAATTCAATACCCACTATCACAAAATTAGATACTGTTTCCTTTATGTAGCTTTAAATTTTGCCTGTTCACATTAAATATAGAATATTCATTATGACAAGGAATTCCAATAACACCACATCACATAAACTGGTTGCTGGGAAAATGATACTGGGAAAAAATAGAACTTGAAATTGCTGTCTTTTTAGTATGTTGAAGGGACCAACAAGTTGGAACTTGAATAGTAAGACAGGAAATCTAGAGTTGACTAGAAGTTCATGTTAGTTGAAATTTTCCCTTTATAGTAACGGCAAAAAGAAAACACTAAAAGGAAATAGAATCTTGGATTTTCCTTAGCTAATTATAGGGACCTTCTGTTTGGTTTtccagaaaatcaaagaaaacacCAGAAAAAAGAATTTAAGATCCTATGTGCAATACTACTCATTTCACTGTTGAACTTGTTTCTGTTCTTGAAGTCTCAACAAACTATCAAgttatctcaaattcaatataaaaagtATTCATTAAAATGAATCAAAAGTTTATCTTTAAGGGggaaaaatccaaaattttaacaaGACCAACTTTTTTTTTCAGTTCTTGGGAAAGTACTTGTAAGAAAATTCCAAAACAAAAGctgtaaatgaaaaaaaaaaaaagaagaaaagacagctcaatttagctcaaatcTACTCGAAACAAAgcaaaaataaaacccaaaaaccATCTTTGTTGTCATCCACTCTCTGAGAAatatgaaacaaacatacatagATGATGTAATAAAACCTCAGGAGTAAATGGTTTGCCGGGAAGCAGACGCAAGCAGCCGGAAAGTGTTGACGTGATCCTTACAAGAAAAGCTGAGAAACCGAGAAGGAGAAGATGAACATGGATCAGAAAAACAGCCCATAGCAGTATTCTCCTTTGGTTTGGTTTGTTTGGGTCTGGCTTTTAAAAGCTCTTTTTTATCTATggagaagaaaacaaagaaaaagaaagacaagCTTTTTACATGTATTTTCATGCAGATACCAAAACAAATCCTGCTAcagtaaacttttttttattaatttaacactTTAATTAACGTTAAATGAAGACAACTCAATCCTTCTTCTCTTAAAACAAAATGGTTCATTGTGGTATAATTAATTAAAGacctaattttaattaattaactcatttaacaaGGATTTGAATATTTAGATGTTAGGTAATTAAAATAGCACGagcttatataaatatatgagaATGTGAATCATGGAAGTTAAGTGAGAtagtaagaattttttttattttaattaataatagagAATTCAATTCTCGTCCTGAATATGAAgtaactttaaaatttataattaatacttattttcttaactgcctacaaaatatgatttattaaaatattatatattaaaaaacccaaatgattggtaaaataaaataacttttttttctatttttcttgttctAAATTAAACAATATATGATTACAGATAATAACAGTTGACTTTTGTgtgtacatatatgaatatatgtatatatacatgaaatggaATGTCCTCTTTTTTCTATTCTAGAATTTACACATATACTTATTAAAATATATCTTTATTTTAGAATAGACAAATTATTGTAGTCCACAGTTGTACACGTGGCCAATTTGTAACCATTTGGTTCTTCCACAGACCAAAACAGTCCTCCAACATTAAACTATCATTATGATATTTTCAACAAAAGAAGAAACCAATTtcttgaaataaatatatatatatttaattgaaaacaattaaaaataattatatatttttagaaagatACAGACCAGGTCCTAAGTATTACTTAATATTCTTAAAGCAAGATGGGGATGTCTTTATATAACATACCATAAtgacaaattcaaaaatattacgCTATTTTAAAGAATATTCATATTAATAATGAAATACACTTAAATTATAAtatagatttaattattttttattaaaaatataatttaattaaattttaaatttaagggttaaaatgataaaataaataattaaaatcaagatgacataaaaaaaacattagagattaaattaattattatgtcATTTGAAAATGCAATATTCGACCTTACATTTAACCGATtactttattaaattatttttaatttaaattaaactataaaagcaaacatataaagagaaagaaaaaaaaataaaatcatttcttacaattaaattaaataaattttgaaatatttaatatacatacacctaaagaaaaataaaaagagagagtATAAAACAGAAATATGATtatgagaaaatttttaaaaataaacttacatatattaattaaaataaatattatatttaagagATACTTGTATTAAAATATGatgtaatttataaatttatttaataataatcaaaataatttattgaataaaaaaataatataaaataataagtaaatcaataaaggatatttttatttttattcaaaaatttaataaataaaatttaagagataatttttttttgtgacaATAAAACATTACCTAACTAATTACATAGAAACATTGTGAAAAGAAAAAGCACCCTTAGACTTGTCCATTACAAGAATTGTCCATTACAAGAAAGCTTGAACCATCgtggaggaaaataaaaaaacctgCTAATCTTCTTTTTCgaccaaagcttgtttagttaagCAATCTGTAATTTGATTCTGTTCTCTCAAGATGTAACGCAAACACCCCTGGTTTTCTTGTGCCAAAATACTTTGAATTCGTCTAATCAATGCTAAGTTCGATTCGATGAAAACAAGTCATCAaaacatcattttaatccaaattataagcataccaaatccaaatcaatttgcctagttcgcgagcacttaaacatagaattaaattcaTATGCACTTATCTAGATTTAGCtcaatttaccatgccataatatgacttcaaaaacaaacacatatttatatgtataaaaccaaccaatattaaacttataatctcatttacattcaatccacaaaataactattatttagacaccctaggtacatgccgacacaaaagagtaatcatcaccacatttgagttcagGAGCATTGTATCGACGATCAAAATTGAAGTACCTAATCTGCACACGGAAAACAAAACCTTACGCTGAGTAAAAcacagtggtatttctataatccggatatttaaagacaagataatatagtatgcatattttaattataagcacatttgaatatttaagaccacatttattcatacaatggcattagccattcaaaattcaattcataaatacatcatttcataccattctcaaatctcatcacttgctatataatagcttgtcacaatttaatatatatatcatttaaacaataatattattcaatCCATATCCAGTTCATGAATATGTAATTTATGTGTctcattttcatatttcaattcactatcccattttcattcgcatacaatatcatccaatatcaatcatagtactattttatttaattacccctattaacacgactcggactcggacggatacatagatccaaccaatacaccagtTTGGCgcctagtgcctcatcgaataaatccgaagtaataactgCACCCAGTGTTATATAAAATTGACACCCAGTTTCTCATCAGTTAAACCGAAGTAAagtggcacccagtgcctcatcaactcGAAGTCGGAAAAATCTCTGAACTCTTCTGattctatggcatgccatctatatctgactcagcctgatacagttaataaagtttaatttcacttttcaaatacaaccaatattcaattatcatatttgcacatatattatcatttcaattcaaataatcaatatattcataatatatatatatcaattcaattcattcaatcaacttttatttcaatttaatgtcAAAGTGCCAAATACTCATCTCAGCACTTACGATATGCATTAAatcaaaaaatacaataattaataactagtttcagattatagaaatacaaaccaggaatTCTGAGCTATTCCACGTTAACTTTATCTTTCTCTTTTTTAGTTGAGGATTCCGGTACggcgttagctacggaattaaaacaattaaaattcatcaatacaacacaattcaatttcatattgaatatttcaatttttattcattatttgcctaaattccaatttagtccctaaaccaagactaatttttattcttcacaattaactctatattttcatacaatttttactttaaactaaatttaactccttaTTTTCACCTAAatctctaaattttaaaattttcacaatttagtccttattactcaaaatttacaattcattctattaatcttttttcatttctaacttaaaaatctatcaatttaacccctaatactaaaattattcaacattaacaatacTTAAAACtcaataattgctaaaattttgacatgggtcgggtagtatttaacaccgggattccaaaaacataaaaattaaaagaaaaatggactgaattgactaaccaattgaacttggaaaCTTTGAAACCTCTAAGCCTTgcgttttttctttcttttcgtttggcttctttctttcttttttttaattattgtttattataattatataatatctatacttaatacttaagattttatattatagtatatatatattaaatttgcaAATATCTTACCTAATGCCGCCTCATTAAAGAACAATAGCATAATTGTttttttagtccctttaattattctttaatctataatttaactttcaccctatatgcaatttagtccttata
It includes:
- the LOC107887186 gene encoding probable protein phosphatase 2C 34 isoform X1, producing the protein MSQFSSMFNGLARSFSIRRGKNPGNGDGREAAEAMAKDAKKNDLILRSSGFVNIDGSNNFASVFSKRGRKGVNQDCTIVWEEFGCQADMLFCGIFDGHGPWGHFVAKRVRESMPSSLLCNWQETLAQASLDPDFDLESDKKHHRFHIWKHSYLQTCAIVDRELEHCRKIDSLYSGTTALTIVRQGDLIYVANIGDSRAVLATTSDDGNLVPIQLTVDFKPNLPPEEAERITQCKGRVFCLHDEPGVHRVWLPDEESPGLAMSRAFGDYCIKDYGLISVPEVTQRHITSRDQFVVLATDGVWDVISNEEAIRIVSSTPDKAKAAKHLVESAARAWKKKRKGIAMDDISAICLFFHSIPLSIT
- the LOC107887186 gene encoding probable protein phosphatase 2C 73 isoform X2: MSQFSSMFNGLARSFSIRRGKNPGNGDGREAAEAMAKDAKKNDLILRSSGFVNIDGSNNFASVFSKRGRKGVNQDCTIVWEEFGCQADMLFCGIFDGHGPWGHFVAKRVRESMPSSLLCNWQETLAQASLDPDFDLESDKKHHRFHIWKHSYLQTCAIVDRELEHCRKIDSLYSGTTALTIVRQGDLIYVANIGDSRAVLATTSDDGNLVPIQLTVDFKPNLPQEAERITQCKGRVFCLHDEPGVHRVWLPDEESPGLAMSRAFGDYCIKDYGLISVPEVTQRHITSRDQFVVLATDGVWDVISNEEAIRIVSSTPDKAKAAKHLVESAARAWKKKRKGIAMDDISAICLFFHSIPLSIT
- the LOC107887186 gene encoding probable protein phosphatase 2C 73 isoform X4, whose amino-acid sequence is MSQFSSMFNGLARSFSIRRGKNPGNGDGREAAEAMAKDAKKNDLILRSSGFVNIDGSNNFASVFSKRGRKGVNQDCTIVWEEFGCQADMLFCGIFDGHGPWGHFVAKRVRESMPSSLLCNWQETLAQASLDPDFDLESDKKHHRFHIWKHSYLQTCAIVDRELEHCRKIDSLYSGTTALTIVRQGDLIYVANIGDSRAVLATTSDDGNLVPIQLTVDFKPNLPQEAERITQCKGRVFCLHDEPGVHRVWLPDEESPGLAMSRAFGDYCIKDYGLISVPEVTQRHITSRDQFVVLATDGVCDKNATESCYSNSKVETLEACLN
- the LOC107887186 gene encoding probable protein phosphatase 2C 73 isoform X3 codes for the protein MSQFSSMFNGLARSFSIRRGKNPGNGDGREAAEAMAKDAKKNDLILRSSGFVNIDGSNNFASVFSKRGRKGVNQDCTIVWEEFGCQADMLFCGIFDGHGPWGHFVAKRVRESMPSSLLCNWQETLAQASLDPDFDLESDKKHHRFHIWKHSYLQTCAIVDRELEHCRKIDSLYSGTTALTIVRQGDLIYVANIGDSRAVLATTSDDGNLVPIQLTVDFKPNLPPEEAERITQCKGRVFCLHDEPGVHRVWLPDEESPGLAMSRAFGDYCIKDYGLISVPEVTQRHITSRDQFVVLATDGVCDKNATESCYSNSKVETLEACLN